One segment of Rattus norvegicus strain BN/NHsdMcwi chromosome 16, GRCr8, whole genome shotgun sequence DNA contains the following:
- the Zfp869 gene encoding zinc finger protein 869 isoform X1 has product MDTPIVGLSSPDQGLVSFEDLVVHFTQDEWDLLEASQKSLYGDVMLETFRNLTAVGYEWEDEAIEDHCEEPEVNLRDIVSHSEYTHEYEHKEYEEKPPDANFLTSVEGCVETKTSSGPSVCEVCLKTFGLYHLTYNGHHNYDYKELRGSQTEENDCEGNSCDKTSGSLQKEDKIHTGKKLYVCQECGKAFRYPSALQLHERIHTGEKPYECKDCGKAFRGLSALHLHERIHTGEKPYECKQCGRAFTYLSALQLHERIHTEERPCECKQCGKTFRYSRALKLHERIHTGEKPYECKQCGKFFRSHRTLKLHKRIHTGEKPYECKECGKAFRWLTSLKLHEKIHTGEKPYECQECGKAFRCQASYHRHKITHGGETLYECKECGKSFIYPSLLQVHERTHTGEKPFECKLCGKAFRCQSSLRLHERTHTGEKPYECKHCGKAFSSYNYLRFHERSHTGEKPYECKECGKTFTHRSYLRSHERRHTGEKPYQCIQCGRSFSRHSSFKRHQSVHGESPYEQYLIPLSPFSSKE; this is encoded by the exons ATGGATACCCCCATTGTTGGACTATCCAGTCCTGATCAG GGTTTGGTGAGCTTTGAGGATCTGGTGGTGCACTTCACTCAGGACGAGTGGGATTTGCTGGAAGCTTCTCAGAAGAGTCTCTATGgagatgtgatgctggagaccttCAGGAACCTCACTGCCGTAG GTTATGAATGGGAAGACGAGGCAATTGAAGACCATTGCGAAGAGCCTGAAGTAAATCTAAG GGACATCGTCTCTCACTCTGAGTACACACATGAGTATGAACACAAGGAATATGAAGAGAAGCCGCCTGATGCTAATTTTCTCACAAGTGTTGAAGGATGCGTGGAAACGAAGACTTCTAGTGGACCttctgtgtgtgaggtgtgtttaAAGACCTTTGGACTGTATCACCTAACCTACAACGGACATCACAACTATGACTACAAGGAACTCAGAGGAAGCCAGACTGAGGAAAATGATTGTGAAGGTAATTCATGTGATAAAACTTCCGGTTCCCttcaaaaagaagacaaaattcaTACTGGGAAAAAGCTCTATGTGTGTCAAGAGTGTGGCAAAGCGTTTAGGTATCCCAGCGCCCTCCAGTTACATGAGAGAATCCACACTGGAGAAAAGCCCTACGAGTGTAAAGACTGCGGGAAAGCCTTCAGGGGTCTCAGCGCCCTCCACTTACACGAAAGAatccacactggagagaagccctacgAGTGTAAGCAGTGTGGGAGAGCCTTCACGTACCTTAGTGCCCTTCAGCTGCATGAAAGAATTCACACTGAGGAAAGACCCTGCGAGTGTAAGCAGTGTGGTAAAACCTTTAGATATAGCAGGGCCCTCAAATTACATGAGAGAATCCATACCGGAGAAAAGCCCTATGAGTGTAAACAGTGTGGGAAATTTTTCAGAAGTCACAGGACCCTTAAGTTACATAAAAGGATTCAcactggagaaaaaccctacGAGTGTAAAGAATGTGGGAAGGCCTTCAGATGGCTTACTTCTCTGAAGTTACATGAAAagattcacactggagagaaaccttatgagtGCCAAGAGTGTGGGAAGGCGTTCCGGTGTCAGGCTTCCtatcacagacataaaataactCATGGAGGAGAAACATTGTATGAATGTAAGGAGTGTGGTAAGTCCTTCATCTATCCCTCTTTACTTCAAGTGCATGAGAGAACTCACACTGGTGAGAAACCCTTCGAGTGTAAGCTCTGTGGTAAAGCCTTTAGGTGTCAGTCCTCGCTTCGACTGCACGAGAGAACACACACGGGAGAAAAGCCCTATGAGTGTAAGcactgtggcaaagccttttcaaGTTATAATTACCTTCGATTTCACGAACGAagccacactggagagaaaccctacgaaTGTAAGGAGTGTGGTAAAACCTTCACACATCGCTCTTACCTTCGATCACACGAAAGAAGACATACTGGGGAGAAACCGTACCAGTGCATTCAGTGTGGCCGATCCTTCAGCCGGCATAGTTCCTTTAAGAGACACCAGTCTGTTCATGGAGAAAGCCCGTATGAACAGTATCTAATTCCATTATCCCCATTTTCTTCAAAGGAGTGA